CCCCTTCCCCCTCCCCCGATCGACCCCACTTCCCAACCCCCTCCACTAATCAACGCAAACTCCGTGCATATGCACGATTGTTCGCTCCATTCCACCACGGACGGTCTGGGACGCGCCATTGACGCGCTGGGGCCCCCGCCTGACGCTCGGGTTCCCACCATGTTCCGCCTCGACCTGCCCCTTCCAATCCACCGCGCGTGGATCATCATCCCATTCGTTTTGCTGACTGCGTTGGTTCCGGAGGCGGCCTCCGCCACCCTGCCAGGTCCAGCGGAGCAGGCGTCGGCATCCCCGGTGGCCACCTATTCCATCGTCGCCTTCGACCCGGCGACCGGCGATCTGGGTGTCGGGGTGCAGAGCAAGTTCTTCGGAGTGGGCAGCGTGGTTCCCTGGGCTCAGGCAGGCGTCGGCGCCATCGCCACGCAGTCCTATGCCAACGTGGCGTACGGGCCCGAAGGCCTCGCCCTGCTGCGGGGAGGGGCCTCGGCCCGGGAGACCGTCGATCGCCTGACCGCCGGCGATGACGGACGTGCCCGGCGGCAACTGGCTGTCGTGGATGCCAGGGGCAGGGTGGCTGTCCATACGGGCGACGGGTGCCAGGCGTGGGCGGGCCATCGCGAAGGAGATCACTTCGCGGTCCAGGGCAATCTGCTGGTGGATGCGAACGTGGTGGACGCCATGGCCCACGCGTACCAGACGGCTCGATCCCGCGACGGGTCCCAACTCGCCGACTGGATTCTCGCCGCGCTCGATGCCGCACAGGCCGCCGGGGGCGACCGTCGGGGCCAGCAGTCCGCGGCGATGCTCGTGGTGCGGGATCGGGGAGGGGTCTGGGGTCAGAACGACCGGTTCATCGACCTGCGGGTCGAGGATCATCCCCGACCGATCGAGGAACTCGGGCGTCTGCTCGAAGTTCACAAGCTGTTCTACCGGGCCACGCACGCGCAACGCCCTGTTCGCGTCCCCCAACCCCTCCCGGACCCGGCGCCCCCCGCCGAGTAGCCACGGTCAACACCGGGCCTTCCCCCGAAGTCACTCGTACCGCAGGGATTCGATCGGGTCTAGATGGGCGGCCTTCCATGCCGGGTAGGTTCCGAAGGCGAGTCCCACGAAGGAACAGATCATCACGCTCAGTCCGGCCCAGTCCCAGGGAATCGCCGGCGGGAGTTCAAGGAAGAGCGCCGCACCATTGCCCGCGAGAATTCCCAGTCCGAGCCCGGCAGCGCCTCCGATCTGGCAGAGGACAATCGCCTCGAGCAGGAACTGCAGGAGGATGTGGCGCCGCTTCGCACCGATCGCCCGCCGCAATCCAATTTCCCGGGTCCTCTCGGTGACGCTCACCAGCATGATGTTCATGATCCCGATCCCCGCCGCCAGCAGCGCGATCGAACTGATCAAGCCGGCCCCGGTCCGCACCGCCAGGGTCAACGCGCGAAACTGCCGGACGATCGAGTCGTTGGAAACGATCTCGAAGTCGTCGTCCTCCCCCGGTGGCACCTTGCGCAGGACCCGGAGAATGCCGCGCGCCTGTTCGAGGGTGTCTTCGTAGGACCCCGCCGACCATGCCTGCACCTGGATGTCCACCGGGGCGTCGGGACGCGTCCGTTGAAGCGCGGTCGTGACGGGCACCAGCAGTTGGGCATCCTGGTCCTGGCCGAAGAGTTGACCTCTCGGCTCGGTGACGCCCACGACGCGGTAGGCAATCCCGCCAGCCCGCACCCGCTGCCCCACGGCGTCCCCGAACGGAAAAAGCCTGTCCGCCACGCTGGCCCCCAGCACGCAGACGCGCCGCGCGTACTCCACGTCGTCCGCCACAATCGGCCGGCCGGCCTCGACCACCCAGTTGCGGGTCTCGAACGCCCCCGGGCTGACCCCCACCCAGGGGATGGTCCTGTCCGTCGCCCGTTCGGGTCCCGTCACGATCCCTGAACCCATCCCGACGCTGACTCCGACGTGCCGCGCCAGGGTGGCCCGGCGCTCGAACGCCACCGCCAACGAATACCGCAGCGGCTCGCGCCGGGCGTACCGTTCATCGCCGCCCGGCACGGTCTCCACCCGCACCGGGGGCAGGCGCTGGATCGAAAAGCTGTGCGCGCCCAACGCGCTGAGCTGGGTCTCAAAGGTGCCCTGCAAGACCCGCAGCGCGGTCATCACCACCACGATCGAAAACACGCCAACCAGCACCCCGAGAAGGGTCAGGCCCGAA
This sequence is a window from Verrucomicrobiia bacterium. Protein-coding genes within it:
- a CDS encoding DUF1028 domain-containing protein, which codes for MFRLDLPLPIHRAWIIIPFVLLTALVPEAASATLPGPAEQASASPVATYSIVAFDPATGDLGVGVQSKFFGVGSVVPWAQAGVGAIATQSYANVAYGPEGLALLRGGASARETVDRLTAGDDGRARRQLAVVDARGRVAVHTGDGCQAWAGHREGDHFAVQGNLLVDANVVDAMAHAYQTARSRDGSQLADWILAALDAAQAAGGDRRGQQSAAMLVVRDRGGVWGQNDRFIDLRVEDHPRPIEELGRLLEVHKLFYRATHAQRPVRVPQPLPDPAPPAE
- a CDS encoding ABC transporter permease, with the translated sequence MSEGGSGPVPGLGDRRAPSVAHRRGGGLALVWAEAREGVAMALGAIAAHKLRSGLTLLGVLVGVFSIVVVMTALRVLQGTFETQLSALGAHSFSIQRLPPVRVETVPGGDERYARREPLRYSLAVAFERRATLARHVGVSVGMGSGIVTGPERATDRTIPWVGVSPGAFETRNWVVEAGRPIVADDVEYARRVCVLGASVADRLFPFGDAVGQRVRAGGIAYRVVGVTEPRGQLFGQDQDAQLLVPVTTALQRTRPDAPVDIQVQAWSAGSYEDTLEQARGILRVLRKVPPGEDDDFEIVSNDSIVRQFRALTLAVRTGAGLISSIALLAAGIGIMNIMLVSVTERTREIGLRRAIGAKRRHILLQFLLEAIVLCQIGGAAGLGLGILAGNGAALFLELPPAIPWDWAGLSVMICSFVGLAFGTYPAWKAAHLDPIESLRYE